A section of the Nakamurella deserti genome encodes:
- a CDS encoding 3-oxoacyl-[acyl-carrier-protein] synthase III C-terminal domain-containing protein — protein MQPFVVNQHGRLVFPSNFLPDLDFSVIETEAQLDGVIRRDFETKAPKGTEILARIDTGQYPTRYELMRDVALNLFWVNRFAMTMYDKQPVRWRDTPRNRDDFFLPIVAHWHDSEAKIGAVAKAYDELGPTWDAAAEDAIWRDLFDVFGNRTHDATTLPSIKPTVAEALANPGWLTLVLEDYDPDYGTHSFDDIVDCHADIPELEALQRWSMVLHNQYPWDRSKVRLKAVGDLADDDVLVTFRPRNPDVLRFINRMKKSSGDDARPGATQTAAPSVKPVRPYPPTDVRRKYAVLPRIESLAVVKGEIVCSNEDLIRNAAYCWSPMSAEDISSKTGIESRMYTTRDLSEISLDAAVAALKHAGRKAEEIGAVIFCSCTSHRMMPSMATWLSGQLGIYQTHSSVDMVAACAGLPYGLSECVRLLQEVERPVLLVCGEKFSDKIGTVRPSRMIFGDGAAAMVIAPAPEGHPGDIDLLQTYASGPFSQVNSIIWPNPAFDNNITVYGPEVKDLAGRYLGQMIEELQALPDPGGVEDSAWSTVELVVPHQANKTMVLKLAAASGLSEDKLFFNIETMGNTSSASIPIAIADAVAAGVIDAPVKIFAPGFGAGAVAGYSVMTIDPAVIAPSWSAAVETGAPSPTATDIDNVPTGGKFEDAGIAFGG, from the coding sequence GTGCAGCCATTCGTCGTGAACCAGCACGGTCGTCTCGTCTTCCCGTCCAACTTCCTGCCGGATCTGGACTTCTCGGTGATCGAGACGGAGGCCCAGCTCGACGGGGTGATCCGCCGCGACTTCGAGACCAAGGCCCCCAAGGGCACCGAGATCCTGGCCCGTATCGACACCGGCCAGTACCCCACCCGGTACGAGCTGATGCGCGACGTCGCGCTGAACCTGTTCTGGGTCAACCGGTTCGCGATGACCATGTACGACAAGCAACCGGTGCGGTGGCGGGACACCCCCCGCAACCGCGACGACTTCTTCCTGCCGATCGTCGCCCACTGGCACGACAGCGAGGCCAAGATCGGCGCGGTCGCCAAGGCCTACGACGAGCTGGGCCCGACCTGGGACGCCGCCGCGGAGGACGCCATCTGGCGCGATCTGTTCGACGTGTTCGGCAACCGCACGCACGACGCCACCACGCTGCCGTCGATCAAGCCGACCGTGGCGGAGGCGCTCGCCAACCCGGGGTGGCTGACCCTGGTGCTGGAGGACTACGACCCCGACTACGGCACCCACAGCTTCGACGACATCGTCGACTGCCACGCCGACATCCCTGAACTCGAAGCGCTGCAGCGCTGGTCGATGGTGCTGCACAACCAGTACCCGTGGGACCGCTCGAAGGTGCGGCTCAAGGCCGTCGGTGACCTCGCCGACGACGACGTGCTGGTGACGTTCCGGCCGCGCAACCCCGACGTGCTGCGGTTCATCAACCGGATGAAGAAGAGTTCCGGTGACGACGCCCGTCCTGGCGCCACGCAGACCGCCGCGCCGTCGGTCAAGCCGGTCCGGCCGTACCCGCCGACCGACGTCCGCAGGAAATACGCCGTGCTGCCCAGGATCGAGTCGCTGGCCGTGGTCAAGGGTGAGATCGTCTGCAGCAACGAAGACCTCATCCGCAACGCGGCCTACTGCTGGTCGCCGATGAGCGCCGAGGACATCAGCTCCAAGACCGGTATCGAGTCCCGGATGTACACCACCCGCGACCTGTCCGAGATCTCCCTGGACGCCGCGGTGGCCGCGCTCAAGCACGCCGGGCGCAAGGCCGAGGAGATCGGTGCGGTGATCTTCTGCTCGTGCACCAGTCACCGGATGATGCCGTCGATGGCCACCTGGCTGTCCGGTCAGCTGGGCATCTACCAGACGCACTCGTCGGTCGACATGGTCGCCGCCTGCGCCGGTCTGCCGTACGGGCTCTCGGAGTGCGTGCGGCTGCTGCAGGAGGTCGAGCGGCCGGTGCTGCTGGTCTGCGGGGAGAAGTTCTCCGACAAGATCGGCACCGTCCGGCCGTCGCGGATGATCTTCGGCGACGGTGCCGCGGCGATGGTGATCGCGCCGGCGCCGGAGGGCCACCCCGGTGACATCGACCTGCTGCAGACCTACGCCAGCGGGCCGTTCAGCCAGGTCAACTCGATCATCTGGCCCAACCCGGCGTTCGACAACAACATCACCGTCTACGGTCCCGAGGTCAAGGACCTGGCCGGCCGCTACCTCGGCCAGATGATCGAGGAGCTGCAGGCGCTGCCCGACCCGGGCGGGGTCGAGGACTCGGCGTGGAGCACCGTCGAGCTGGTGGTGCCGCACCAGGCCAACAAGACGATGGTGCTGAAACTGGCGGCGGCGTCGGGCCTGTCGGAGGACAAGCTGTTCTTCAACATCGAGACGATGGGCAACACCTCGTCGGCGTCGATCCCGATCGCCATCGCCGACGCGGTGGCCGCCGGGGTCATCGACGCGCCGGTGAAGATCTTCGCGCCCGGGTTCGGCGCGGGTGCGGTGGCCGGCTATTCGGTGATGACCATCGACCCCGCGGTGATCGCGCCCAGCTGGTCGGCCGCGGTCGAGACCGGAGCCCCGTCACCCACCGCCACCGACATCGACAACGTGCCCACCGGCGGCAAGTTCGAGGACGCCGGCATCGCCTTCGGCGGCTGA
- a CDS encoding alpha/beta-hydrolase family protein codes for MGGARRTRGSGRRHLRAPRSAAPDVTCGGRSAVVVRPPGEHPDVGDRRRRRSGDRPASARVPAGSRPGGRPPPAAPGGTEHPRAGLGVTSGVTWYPAVTFCRVTVDMVFSSDMPDGRGHHDGPEPADAGAEVAPPPGWTADDTDRLRAEPTTVDP; via the coding sequence ATGGGCGGTGCCCGCCGGACGCGCGGATCGGGGCGCAGGCACCTCCGGGCACCCCGTTCGGCAGCACCGGACGTGACCTGCGGCGGGCGATCCGCGGTGGTGGTGAGGCCCCCGGGTGAGCATCCCGACGTCGGTGACCGACGACGTCGGCGATCCGGAGACCGTCCCGCGTCCGCGCGGGTTCCGGCGGGTTCGCGCCCGGGTGGCCGCCCACCGCCGGCGGCACCGGGCGGGACTGAGCACCCTCGGGCTGGTCTCGGCGTCACCTCGGGGGTGACCTGGTACCCGGCGGTGACGTTCTGCCGGGTCACCGTGGACATGGTGTTCTCCAGCGACATGCCCGACGGGCGCGGGCACCACGACGGGCCGGAACCCGCCGACGCCGGGGCCGAGGTGGCGCCGCCGCCCGGCTGGACGGCCGACGACACCGACCGGCTGCGCGCAGAACCGACCACCGTCGACCCGTGA
- a CDS encoding Cgl0159 family (beta/alpha)8-fold protein, with the protein MSHFAKSYDEISEIRAREPERIAGLFRSRKRRHLLGDDGKMMIVACDHPARGALSVGSDPHAMSDRKDLLGRLQTALSRPGVDGLLATADIVEDLLLLGALEDKIMFSSMNRGGLAGASFEMDDRMTGYDVQGTIDGGFDGAKMLTRIDLADPGTVSTLETCARAVTELNRAKLIAMVEPFMSSRVAGKIVNDLSPDAVIKSIHIAQGFGSSTAYTWMKLPVVKEMERVMDATTFPTLLLGGDPSGSPEDTLAAWARALSLPSVRGLVVGRTMLYPADGDVANAVDNAVSLIR; encoded by the coding sequence ATGTCCCACTTCGCCAAGAGCTACGACGAGATCTCCGAGATCCGGGCCCGCGAGCCGGAGCGGATCGCCGGGCTGTTCCGCTCCCGCAAGCGCCGCCACCTGCTCGGTGACGACGGCAAGATGATGATCGTCGCCTGCGACCACCCGGCCCGCGGCGCGCTGTCCGTCGGGTCCGATCCGCACGCGATGAGCGACCGCAAGGACCTGCTCGGCCGGCTGCAGACCGCACTGTCCCGCCCCGGGGTCGACGGGCTGCTCGCCACCGCCGACATCGTGGAGGACCTGCTGCTGCTGGGGGCGCTCGAGGACAAGATCATGTTCTCCTCGATGAACCGCGGCGGTCTCGCCGGGGCGTCCTTCGAGATGGACGACCGGATGACCGGTTACGACGTCCAGGGCACCATCGACGGCGGCTTCGACGGCGCCAAGATGCTGACCCGCATCGATCTGGCCGACCCGGGCACCGTGTCGACCCTCGAGACGTGCGCCCGCGCGGTCACCGAGCTCAACCGGGCCAAGCTCATCGCGATGGTCGAGCCGTTCATGTCCAGTCGGGTGGCCGGCAAGATCGTCAACGACCTGAGCCCGGACGCGGTCATCAAGAGCATCCACATCGCCCAGGGCTTCGGCAGTTCCACCGCCTACACCTGGATGAAGCTGCCCGTGGTGAAGGAGATGGAGCGCGTCATGGACGCGACGACCTTCCCGACCCTGCTGCTCGGCGGCGACCCGTCCGGATCACCGGAGGACACCCTGGCCGCGTGGGCCAGGGCGCTGTCGCTGCCGTCGGTCCGCGGCCTGGTCGTCGGCCGCACCATGCTGTACCCGGCCGACGGCGACGTCGCCAACGCGGTCGACAACGCGGTCTCGCTCATCCGCTGA
- a CDS encoding TIM barrel protein, with protein MTLLPPSDGVTIGTAPDSWGVWFADDPVQVPYTQFLTEAAAAGYEWIELGPYGYLPTDPSALADALAPGNFKVTAGTVFEHLQRENSWDDVWTQVSDVAGLAKSAGAEYVVVIPSMWRDDVTGEEVEPYHLDAAAWDRKIKGNDRLGKAILEEYGMKVVYHPHADSHVDNNAAVERFLEGTDPDYVNLCLDTGHLSYCGGDNLDLIAKHPSRVTYTHLKQVDPQVKAVVDENNFTWAKAVQLGVMQEPPGGVPHMPDVFAALEGLGRPIFGIVEQDMYGCAGDVPFPIAERTLTYLKGCRHVAPRG; from the coding sequence ATGACCTTGCTCCCCCCTTCTGATGGCGTCACCATCGGTACCGCCCCCGACTCCTGGGGTGTGTGGTTCGCCGACGACCCGGTGCAGGTGCCGTACACCCAGTTCCTCACCGAGGCGGCCGCGGCCGGCTACGAATGGATCGAGCTCGGCCCGTACGGCTACCTCCCGACCGACCCGTCGGCACTGGCCGATGCGCTGGCCCCCGGCAACTTCAAGGTCACCGCGGGCACCGTCTTCGAGCACCTGCAGCGGGAGAACTCCTGGGACGACGTGTGGACCCAGGTGAGCGACGTGGCCGGGCTGGCCAAGTCCGCGGGCGCGGAATACGTGGTGGTCATCCCGTCGATGTGGCGCGACGACGTCACCGGCGAGGAGGTCGAGCCCTACCACCTGGACGCGGCCGCCTGGGACCGCAAGATCAAGGGCAACGACCGCCTCGGCAAGGCCATCCTGGAGGAGTACGGGATGAAGGTCGTCTACCACCCGCACGCAGACAGTCACGTCGACAACAACGCCGCGGTGGAGCGGTTCCTGGAGGGCACCGACCCGGACTACGTCAACCTCTGCCTGGACACCGGCCATCTGAGCTACTGCGGCGGCGACAACCTGGACCTGATCGCCAAGCACCCGTCCCGGGTCACCTACACCCACCTCAAGCAGGTCGACCCGCAGGTCAAGGCCGTGGTCGACGAGAACAATTTCACCTGGGCCAAGGCCGTACAGCTGGGCGTCATGCAGGAGCCGCCGGGCGGCGTCCCGCACATGCCGGACGTCTTCGCCGCACTGGAGGGACTGGGGCGGCCGATCTTCGGCATCGTCGAGCAGGACATGTACGGCTGCGCCGGCGACGTGCCGTTCCCGATCGCCGAGCGCACCCTGACCTACCTCAAGGGCTGCCGCCACGTCGCCCCGCGCGGCTGA
- a CDS encoding CoA-acylating methylmalonate-semialdehyde dehydrogenase → MTTITDPDALPEATDARRTATTPTVLPHWSNGAPFAGDSDRTAPVYDPATGKVTKHVTLASESDADAVIAAAAAAAPAWGALSLARRTQVLFKFRELLNERKAEAAELITSEHGKVLSDALGEVTRGQEVVEFACGLAHLLKGSLSENASTNVDVATIRQPLGVVGIISPFNFPAMVPMWFFPIAIAAGNAVVLKPSEKDPSTANWLAGLWKEAGLPDGVFNVLHGDKVAVDALLTDPRVKSISFVGSTPIARYVYETGTKAGKRVQALGGAKNHMLVLPDADLDLAADAAVNAGFGSAGERCMAISALVAVDVVADELVAKIVERMGTLRTGDGRRGCDMGPLVTGAHRDKVASYVAAGAEAGATLVVDGRDPVVDGDADGFWLGPTLIDNVSTDMTIYTDEIFGPVLSVLRVASYDEGLQMINDNPYGNGTAIFTNDGGAARKFQNEVEVGMVGINVPVPVPVGYHSFGGWKLSLFGDTHAHGTEGFNFFTRNKVITTRWLDPSHGGLNLGFPQNV, encoded by the coding sequence ATGACGACCATCACCGATCCCGACGCCCTGCCCGAGGCGACCGACGCCCGCCGCACGGCCACGACGCCCACCGTCCTGCCGCACTGGAGCAACGGCGCGCCGTTCGCCGGTGACTCCGACCGCACCGCCCCGGTGTACGACCCGGCGACCGGCAAGGTCACCAAGCACGTCACCCTCGCGTCGGAGTCCGACGCGGACGCGGTCATCGCCGCAGCCGCGGCGGCGGCCCCGGCCTGGGGCGCGCTGTCGCTGGCCCGCCGCACGCAGGTGCTGTTCAAGTTCCGCGAGCTGCTCAACGAGCGCAAGGCCGAGGCCGCCGAGCTGATCACCTCCGAGCACGGCAAGGTGCTCTCCGACGCGCTCGGCGAGGTGACCCGCGGCCAGGAGGTCGTCGAGTTCGCCTGCGGCCTGGCCCACCTGCTCAAGGGCTCGCTGAGCGAGAACGCCTCCACCAACGTCGATGTCGCCACCATCCGGCAGCCGCTCGGCGTGGTGGGCATCATCTCGCCGTTCAACTTCCCGGCCATGGTGCCGATGTGGTTCTTCCCGATCGCCATCGCCGCCGGCAACGCCGTGGTGCTCAAGCCGAGCGAGAAGGACCCGTCCACGGCCAACTGGCTCGCCGGTCTGTGGAAGGAGGCCGGGCTGCCGGACGGGGTGTTCAACGTGCTGCACGGTGACAAGGTCGCCGTCGACGCGCTGCTCACCGACCCGCGGGTCAAGTCGATCTCCTTCGTCGGCTCCACCCCGATCGCCCGCTACGTCTACGAGACCGGCACGAAGGCCGGCAAGCGTGTGCAGGCCCTCGGCGGCGCGAAGAACCACATGCTGGTGCTGCCCGACGCCGACCTGGACCTGGCCGCCGACGCCGCCGTCAACGCCGGCTTCGGCTCCGCCGGTGAGCGCTGCATGGCCATCTCCGCGCTCGTCGCGGTGGATGTCGTCGCCGACGAGCTGGTCGCCAAGATCGTCGAGCGGATGGGCACCCTGCGCACCGGCGACGGCCGCCGCGGCTGCGACATGGGCCCGCTGGTGACCGGCGCGCACCGCGACAAGGTCGCCTCCTACGTCGCCGCCGGCGCCGAGGCCGGCGCCACCCTGGTCGTGGACGGCCGCGACCCGGTCGTCGACGGCGACGCCGACGGCTTCTGGCTCGGCCCGACGCTGATCGACAACGTCTCCACCGACATGACGATCTACACCGACGAGATCTTCGGCCCGGTGCTGTCGGTGCTGCGGGTGGCCTCCTACGACGAGGGCCTGCAGATGATCAACGACAACCCGTACGGCAACGGCACCGCCATCTTCACCAACGACGGCGGAGCGGCGCGGAAGTTCCAGAACGAGGTCGAGGTCGGCATGGTCGGCATCAACGTCCCGGTCCCGGTCCCGGTCGGCTACCACTCCTTCGGTGGCTGGAAGCTCTCGCTGTTCGGCGACACCCACGCCCACGGCACCGAGGGCTTCAACTTCTTCACCCGCAACAAGGTCATCACCACCCGCTGGCTCGACCCCAGCCACGGCGGCCTCAACCTGGGCTTCCCGCAGAACGTGTGA
- the iolD gene encoding 3D-(3,5/4)-trihydroxycyclohexane-1,2-dione acylhydrolase (decyclizing), with translation MSHTPAAQDGTIRLTVAQAVVKFLGQQYSERDGVRRKFFAGCFGIFGHGNVAGLGQALLQSELESPGELPYHQGRNEQAMVHIAVGYARQQDRLETFAVTASVGPGASNMLTGAALATINRLPVLLLPSDIFATRVASPVLQELEQPYGYDVSVNDAFRPLSKFFDRVWRPEQLPAALLGAMRVLTDPAETGAVTIALPEDVQAEAHDWPVALFAERVWRIGRPIPEPEVVEAAAAIIRGAKRPVIVAGGGVTYADANEALRTFVEATGIPIGETQAGKGSLPFDHPLNLGAVGATGSPAANHFSRQADVVIGIGTRYSDFTTASRTIWQNPDVQFVNINVASLDAVKHAGLPVLADARQALTALTAALDGHTTDAAYRADATARAKAWDDEVVASFHSGFGAEHGVLGQSEVLGAVDEVMEARDVVVCAAGSLPGDLHGMWRTRDRKGYHVEYGFSCMGYEIPGGIGVRMAAPDRDVFITVGDGSYLMMPTELVTAVQEGIKVIVVLLQNHGYASIGALSESLGVARFGTKYRYRNADSGRLDGGILPVDLAANAESLGITVYRAKTLDELREALKQAKAGDEPAMVHVDTDLEHQSPSGDGWWDVPVADVSTLDVTQQAKVAYDKNKATQRDYHRPAGR, from the coding sequence ATGAGTCACACGCCCGCAGCGCAGGACGGCACCATCCGCCTCACCGTCGCCCAGGCGGTGGTGAAGTTCCTCGGTCAGCAGTACTCCGAGCGGGACGGTGTGCGCCGCAAGTTCTTCGCCGGCTGCTTCGGCATCTTCGGACACGGCAACGTCGCCGGCCTCGGCCAGGCCCTGTTGCAGTCGGAGCTGGAGAGCCCGGGCGAGCTGCCCTACCACCAGGGTCGCAACGAGCAGGCCATGGTGCACATCGCGGTCGGCTACGCCCGCCAGCAGGACCGGCTCGAGACCTTCGCCGTCACCGCCTCCGTCGGACCGGGTGCGTCCAACATGCTCACCGGCGCGGCGCTGGCCACCATCAACCGGCTGCCGGTGCTGCTGCTGCCCAGCGACATCTTCGCCACCCGCGTCGCCTCGCCGGTGCTGCAGGAACTCGAGCAGCCCTACGGCTACGACGTCTCGGTCAACGACGCCTTCCGCCCGCTCTCGAAGTTCTTCGACCGGGTGTGGCGTCCCGAGCAGCTCCCCGCCGCGCTGCTCGGCGCGATGCGCGTGCTGACCGACCCCGCCGAGACCGGTGCGGTGACCATCGCGCTGCCCGAGGACGTGCAGGCCGAGGCCCACGACTGGCCGGTGGCGCTGTTCGCCGAGCGGGTCTGGCGCATCGGCCGGCCGATCCCCGAGCCCGAGGTCGTCGAGGCCGCCGCCGCGATCATCCGCGGCGCGAAGCGGCCCGTCATCGTGGCCGGTGGCGGCGTCACCTACGCCGACGCCAACGAGGCGCTGCGCACCTTCGTCGAGGCCACCGGCATCCCGATCGGGGAGACCCAGGCCGGCAAGGGTTCCCTGCCGTTCGACCACCCGCTCAACCTCGGGGCCGTCGGCGCCACCGGATCGCCTGCGGCCAACCACTTCTCCCGCCAGGCCGATGTGGTCATCGGCATCGGCACCCGGTACTCCGACTTCACCACCGCGTCCAGGACGATCTGGCAGAACCCGGACGTCCAGTTCGTCAACATCAACGTCGCCTCCCTGGACGCGGTCAAGCACGCCGGTCTGCCGGTGCTCGCCGACGCCCGCCAGGCGCTGACCGCGCTCACGGCCGCGCTGGACGGCCACACCACCGACGCGGCCTACCGGGCCGACGCCACCGCCCGGGCGAAGGCCTGGGACGACGAGGTCGTCGCCTCCTTCCACAGCGGCTTCGGGGCCGAGCACGGCGTCCTCGGCCAGTCCGAGGTGCTCGGGGCGGTGGACGAGGTCATGGAGGCCCGGGACGTCGTCGTCTGCGCCGCCGGTTCGCTGCCCGGCGACCTGCACGGCATGTGGCGCACCCGCGACCGCAAGGGCTACCACGTCGAGTACGGGTTCTCCTGCATGGGTTACGAGATCCCGGGCGGCATCGGCGTCCGGATGGCCGCCCCCGACCGCGACGTGTTCATCACCGTCGGCGACGGCTCGTACCTGATGATGCCGACCGAGCTGGTCACGGCCGTCCAGGAGGGCATCAAGGTCATCGTGGTGCTGCTGCAGAACCACGGCTACGCCTCCATCGGCGCACTGTCGGAGTCGCTGGGCGTGGCCCGCTTCGGCACCAAGTACCGCTACCGCAACGCCGACAGCGGCCGCCTCGACGGCGGCATCCTGCCGGTTGACCTGGCCGCCAACGCCGAGAGCCTGGGCATCACGGTGTACCGGGCGAAGACCCTCGACGAGCTCCGTGAGGCCCTCAAGCAGGCCAAGGCGGGCGACGAGCCGGCCATGGTGCACGTCGACACCGACCTCGAGCACCAGTCGCCGTCCGGTGACGGCTGGTGGGACGTCCCCGTCGCGGACGTCTCGACGCTGGACGTCACCCAGCAGGCCAAGGTCGCCTACGACAAGAACAAGGCGACCCAGCGGGACTACCACCGCCCCGCCGGTCGCTGA
- the iolC gene encoding 5-dehydro-2-deoxygluconokinase has protein sequence MSAPTAVPEVLTMGRAGVDIYPLQIGVGLEDVETFGKFLGGTTGNVAVAAARLGRRTSIITGVGDDPFGRFVRRALRDLGVDDSQVVTNTEYPTPVTFCEIFPPDDFPLYFYRKPTAPDLQIRTSDVDLDLVRAVDLLWISTTGMSEEPSRQTHLDVLEARGRKGFVVLDLDYRPMFWDKPADATEQIARILPHVTVAVGNREECEVAVGETVPDKAADALLDAGVELAIVKQGPKGVLAKTRHERVESAPILIDPVNGLGAGDSFGGSLANGLLAGWPLEKVLQRANAAGAIVASRLECSTAMPTAAEIDTLIAGGNPNEGR, from the coding sequence ATGAGCGCCCCCACCGCAGTCCCGGAGGTCCTGACCATGGGTCGGGCCGGCGTGGACATCTACCCGCTGCAGATCGGCGTCGGTCTCGAGGACGTCGAGACGTTCGGCAAGTTCCTCGGCGGCACCACCGGCAACGTCGCCGTCGCCGCCGCCCGGCTCGGCCGGCGCACCTCGATCATCACCGGGGTCGGCGACGACCCCTTCGGCCGCTTCGTCCGCCGTGCGCTGCGCGACCTCGGGGTCGACGACAGCCAGGTGGTGACCAACACCGAGTACCCGACGCCGGTCACGTTCTGCGAGATCTTCCCGCCCGACGACTTCCCGCTGTACTTCTACCGCAAGCCCACCGCCCCCGATCTGCAGATCCGCACCTCCGACGTCGATCTCGACCTCGTCCGGGCCGTGGACCTGCTGTGGATCTCCACCACCGGGATGAGTGAGGAGCCCAGCCGGCAGACCCACCTCGACGTGCTGGAGGCCCGGGGCCGCAAGGGCTTCGTGGTGCTGGACCTGGACTACCGCCCGATGTTCTGGGACAAGCCCGCCGACGCCACCGAGCAGATCGCCCGCATCCTCCCGCACGTCACGGTGGCCGTCGGCAACCGCGAGGAGTGCGAGGTCGCGGTGGGGGAGACGGTGCCGGACAAGGCCGCCGACGCCCTGCTCGACGCCGGGGTGGAGCTGGCCATCGTCAAGCAGGGCCCCAAGGGCGTGCTGGCCAAGACCAGGCACGAGCGGGTCGAGTCCGCGCCCATCCTCATCGACCCGGTCAACGGGCTCGGCGCCGGCGACAGCTTCGGCGGGTCGCTGGCCAACGGCCTGCTCGCCGGCTGGCCGCTGGAGAAGGTGCTGCAGCGGGCCAACGCCGCCGGCGCCATCGTCGCGTCCCGCCTCGAGTGCTCCACCGCCATGCCCACCGCCGCGGAGATCGACACCCTCATCGCCGGTGGCAACCCCAACGAAGGCCGGTGA
- a CDS encoding aldehyde dehydrogenase family protein, with the protein MTITTSEPTTTGTTVPDRPMLIGGEWVPALSGEWSQVQSPGRRGTVLARVPVGGPEDADRAVQAARAAFPAWAALHFKDRQKALLKIADALEDAAEELALLTAADTGNALRTQARPESQTLVSLFRYFGGVAGEFKGTVLPAGDDQLQYTRREPLGVVAGILPWNSPLMIAGMKTPASLAAGNTLILKTAQEAPLTILKMAEIANRYLPPGVINVVTGPGRSIGEALLTHPGVDKVSFTGSTEVGRHVGEVAGKRLAHVSLELGGKSPNIVFPDAATPDTIDATTTGVLTAMRFTRQGQSCTAGSRLFVHADVYDVFLAALIEKVKQLKVGDPLDETTDMGSIINAKQYESIMDYINDGKSQPGVQVPLDGADFVGEGLNGYYQGPTIFAAVDNSWRIAQEEIFGPVLVAIPWTDRDEVIRMANDSTYGLGAYIWSHNLTDALDTAHRIQSGWVQINQGGGQVIGQSYGGYKASGIGREFSLEGALEGFTQTKQINVKLG; encoded by the coding sequence ATGACGATCACCACGTCCGAGCCCACGACCACCGGTACCACCGTCCCCGACAGGCCGATGCTCATCGGCGGCGAGTGGGTGCCGGCGCTGTCGGGCGAGTGGAGCCAGGTGCAGTCCCCGGGTCGCCGCGGGACCGTCCTCGCCCGGGTCCCCGTCGGCGGCCCCGAGGACGCCGACCGGGCCGTCCAGGCCGCCCGCGCCGCGTTCCCCGCGTGGGCGGCGCTGCACTTCAAGGACCGACAGAAAGCGCTGCTGAAGATCGCCGACGCCCTCGAGGACGCCGCCGAGGAACTCGCGCTGCTCACCGCCGCCGACACCGGCAACGCGCTGCGCACCCAGGCCCGCCCCGAATCCCAGACCCTGGTCAGCCTGTTCCGCTACTTCGGCGGCGTGGCCGGCGAGTTCAAAGGCACCGTGCTCCCCGCCGGCGACGACCAGCTGCAGTACACCCGCCGCGAGCCCCTCGGCGTCGTCGCCGGGATCCTGCCCTGGAACTCGCCGCTGATGATCGCCGGCATGAAGACCCCCGCGTCGCTGGCCGCCGGGAACACCCTCATCCTCAAAACCGCGCAGGAAGCGCCCCTCACCATCCTCAAGATGGCCGAGATCGCCAACCGCTACCTGCCGCCCGGCGTCATCAACGTCGTCACCGGCCCCGGCCGCAGCATCGGCGAAGCGCTGCTCACCCACCCCGGCGTCGACAAAGTGTCCTTCACCGGCTCCACCGAGGTCGGCCGGCACGTCGGTGAGGTCGCCGGCAAACGCCTCGCCCACGTCTCCCTGGAACTCGGCGGCAAGAGCCCCAACATCGTGTTCCCCGACGCCGCCACCCCCGACACCATCGACGCCACCACCACCGGCGTGCTCACCGCCATGCGCTTCACCCGGCAGGGCCAGTCCTGCACCGCCGGGTCCCGGCTGTTCGTCCACGCCGACGTCTACGACGTCTTCCTCGCCGCGCTCATCGAAAAGGTCAAGCAGCTCAAGGTCGGCGACCCACTCGACGAGACCACCGACATGGGCTCCATCATCAACGCCAAGCAGTACGAATCGATCATGGACTACATCAACGACGGCAAATCCCAACCCGGCGTCCAGGTACCGCTGGACGGCGCCGACTTCGTCGGCGAAGGCCTCAACGGCTACTACCAGGGCCCCACCATCTTCGCCGCCGTCGACAACAGCTGGCGCATCGCCCAGGAAGAGATCTTCGGACCCGTCCTCGTGGCCATCCCGTGGACCGACCGCGACGAGGTCATCCGGATGGCCAACGACTCCACCTACGGCCTCGGCGCCTACATCTGGTCACACAACCTCACCGACGCACTCGACACCGCACACCGCATCCAGTCCGGCTGGGTCCAGATCAACCAGGGCGGCGGCCAGGTCATCGGCCAGTCCTACGGCGGCTACAAAGCCTCCGGCATCGGCCGCGAATTCTCCCTCGAAGGAGCCCTCGAAGGCTTCACCCAGACCAAACAGATCAACGTCAAACTGGGCTGA